In Alteromonas macleodii, the sequence TGTTTGGCCAAAACCTGTTTTATCGTTAACGTTTAGCGCTAAGTATCCTAAATGTCATTTATATGCTAAATATGCTCAAAATAATTTCTTAATTACCCTGTTTAGTGTCATTTTTATTGCATTACTGAACACAGTAATAAGTTGCTTTTTAAACGGGTTGTGAACTATCGAGTTCAAGGAGTCTGACAGTGAATAAATCGGTGTACTGTGAACCATTCTGTATAGAAAAGGGACGAAATTTTGAAGTGCATCATGTTAAATACGATGAAAGAGACCCATATCATTGTTTTATGCATTTTCATGAAGTTCATGAATTTATTATTTTTGAGAAAATAGAAGGGCAGTACTTTTACAGTCAGGGAGAGTCAGAATTAGACGATTTTGATATCGTGTTTACTCCTGCACTTGAAACGCATAACTTCAGTTGCAGCGATCGAGAAAAATCTTGGTTTATTGTCCAGTTTATGCCGCACGTATTGGGCGACGAAAAAATGGCAAAAGCCAATGCCTTTTTCCAACACGGTTTACATTTACGACTCCCCAAGTCTCGCATCACCGAAATACAACAGCAAGTTCACTGGTTGTTAGAGAGTTACCAGCAAGATCCTAATAGCGCCCGCAGTTTAGTACTGTTGCAATTGTTGATACTTACTATTGGAGAGTATGCCAAACCCGCTCTAGGAGGTATTAATCAGCCAATAACCTATTCTCCGCTTTATGAAAAAATGTTGCCAGTTATTAATCAGTTTAGAAGCCAATCAGCAGTAGAGCTTTCTTTAATTGAAGCGGCAAATATGTGTCATTTATCGCCATCTCATTTTTCACGTATGTTTAAGCAGATTTTTCGCGTTAACTTCTCTGAATACGCGCTGCGTCATAAGTTATACAGCGCAGCAAGGCTACTCAGCCAATCAACATTGTCAATCACACAAATAAGTTATGAGCTAAACTTTTCTAGTCCATCTCACTTTATTGCACAATTTAAGAAGCAGTTCTCAAAAACGCCAAGGCAGTTTCGCGCTTCAATGACAAATACAGAGTGAGCGAGTTTAATGCTTTTCCGCTCTTTGCTTTCTGTATTGGTTAGGACTAACGCCTACTTTTGATTTAAATAAACGACTAAAATAATTTGGACTGTCGAACCCTAATGCGTAAGCGATTTCGTTAACACTTTGCATGTTGGCTAACAGCATGCTTTTACTTTTGTCGATGATGTACTGCTGCATGCACGCCTTTGCACTTAGTCCCATCTGCGCCTTAAGTGCATCACTTAGATAGCGACTCGAAACGTTTAACGCATCACTCATTTCTTGAAGTTCAGGTAACTGGTGGCAGGCTTCACGGGCATAATATCTATCAAGCTCTTTAATGAGTCTACCGTACCAATCACTAAATATTTCCCGCCGTTGTAGAAATTGACGTCGATAAAATCGTAAACAATAATGCAAAAGGGTGGTGATGTTAGATAAGATAATATCTCGACTTGAAGGTTCGTAGGGCCCCGAAAGCTCTGCAGTTAATGCGTCAAATATATTAGCCAGTGTTTGCTTTTCAGAAATCGACAGGTGAAGCGCTTCGTTAATTTGATAGTGGAAAAAACCACACTCTCGAAGCAGGCTCTCTATAGCGTGTCCTCGAATATAATCGGGGTGAAGCAGCAGAATCCTGACGTCGCCCCGCGTTTTAATGTCAAAGGTAGCAACGCGTTGCTCTGGAGCAATGGCATACAAAGTGCCCGTTTGGCAGTCATAATGGGTCTGCCCATAATGAACTTGGCCTTCAACGATTTGTTTTAACGACAAAAAGTAAAAGCCACCCGAAAGCATCGTGCCTGGTTCAACATTAGATGACCGCTCCGCTATTTCTTTTTCTTTAAGCTTTAGCGAAGCAACCAATGGGTGAGCGGGGGCATCAACACCAATAGCACTAAGGTAGTCACCAATATGTTCGTAGAACTTTGTATTGCCTGCCATCGAGTTATCCGAACGTACGCTTTACTAATGCAACTTGTTTTAAACCGTCAGGGTCAGCCTGTGTTTTTAATGAGCAGAAAGTTTCGGCCCACTCGGAAGTTCTTCTGCGAAGTGGCATAGTATCTTCTTTAACTACATTTATTACGACGTCAGCAACTTCATCTGCGGTTTGATAAAGATTTCCACGTTCATTTCCAGCTCCACTAGCTAAGAATTTTTCAAACACCGCTTTGTATTCATCATCAGGAAGCGG encodes:
- a CDS encoding helix-turn-helix domain-containing protein — its product is MNKSVYCEPFCIEKGRNFEVHHVKYDERDPYHCFMHFHEVHEFIIFEKIEGQYFYSQGESELDDFDIVFTPALETHNFSCSDREKSWFIVQFMPHVLGDEKMAKANAFFQHGLHLRLPKSRITEIQQQVHWLLESYQQDPNSARSLVLLQLLILTIGEYAKPALGGINQPITYSPLYEKMLPVINQFRSQSAVELSLIEAANMCHLSPSHFSRMFKQIFRVNFSEYALRHKLYSAARLLSQSTLSITQISYELNFSSPSHFIAQFKKQFSKTPRQFRASMTNTE
- a CDS encoding helix-turn-helix domain-containing protein; translation: MAGNTKFYEHIGDYLSAIGVDAPAHPLVASLKLKEKEIAERSSNVEPGTMLSGGFYFLSLKQIVEGQVHYGQTHYDCQTGTLYAIAPEQRVATFDIKTRGDVRILLLHPDYIRGHAIESLLRECGFFHYQINEALHLSISEKQTLANIFDALTAELSGPYEPSSRDIILSNITTLLHYCLRFYRRQFLQRREIFSDWYGRLIKELDRYYAREACHQLPELQEMSDALNVSSRYLSDALKAQMGLSAKACMQQYIIDKSKSMLLANMQSVNEIAYALGFDSPNYFSRLFKSKVGVSPNQYRKQRAEKH